The proteins below come from a single Demetria terragena DSM 11295 genomic window:
- a CDS encoding lantibiotic dehydratase has protein sequence MSGPLLLRLAAAPAAGLRTVPQVDPDQDEATALSHAIERLTADPQLREAIAISSPSLSAQIDAICAGKEPVDHAKVRRALLATLRYALRLHLRPTPFGTFAGVSTARLGSHVEAAVGTDHRRHVRLDRGVVDRLRRESPSTLLVAQPLLTTRGNRLVNLAVAHQEKSVAMSPILQAVIDRAAHPVSVDDLAALVCTLLPQATLSNAHTYLDALRVEEFLLDGERPSTSVTTVGGLPEAITEYLDAPPTDRRERWDAACDRVADTNRTPLLVNLVMDARLTLPTTVAREVATAAEVLWKLAPDEPASKPLDAYHQRFLHRYGSAQLVPVLDLLDSHRGLGLPDGYQDAHPTRTGGAAPSPSHPIERDNLLADLVAAGAPELNLDQEAVESLTIGSERRPPRTFDLGVSLHADNADALARGDYLLACTNGSVSAGATIGRFADLLGVHSDLRALVDRGQADVTAELRSPTTTPRQGNVVSQVAALDAVVELGLSSEVEPVDRIALRDIAIGSDGHALYAVDMHQRRVIDLARLNMVNPSTALPHVTRFLSALSLGGRKMWSPWDWGRLAVLPSRPRVRVGKVILAGRQWRPPTSLLDHANSRTFDQAVERWCGTYEVPPNVRVATGDQRLDLDLDHPLHRALLREHLRRHPESVLEEAPDGWCAAHGVTEPHGLMDGHAAEVVFPILTPGHADRLGPVAVPWSSLSTTTVRHLPGGSWLSAKVYADANAHDRLISTGLDGLLEQISDATYVLRYADPDPHIRVRIPVADDSHATVLKTVNTWSNAATASHLIRTVAIDEYAPEIDRYGGADAMPAAETVFAKDTALARHLLATTPETKLGSERAVIAAASCLDLLQSFAETDVTDWILAVLPVGLSHAVPTQTRRAAHRHVLADFAELVGKDGADLVQARRHAATAHGRLAGPITGTGHSAAISLMHLHCNRYLGLSQAQEHLAYGLLRSAVSARSSRRQATS, from the coding sequence GTGTCGGGTCCACTCCTTCTGAGGCTCGCGGCTGCACCAGCCGCGGGCCTCAGAACTGTCCCCCAAGTAGATCCGGACCAGGACGAGGCGACGGCCCTTTCGCACGCAATAGAGCGACTTACCGCTGATCCTCAACTACGCGAGGCCATCGCGATTTCCTCTCCCTCCTTAAGTGCACAGATCGATGCGATCTGTGCTGGCAAGGAGCCGGTTGACCACGCCAAAGTGCGCCGCGCCCTTCTGGCGACGCTGCGTTACGCCCTTCGCCTCCACCTTCGGCCCACTCCTTTTGGCACCTTCGCCGGAGTCAGCACCGCACGTCTCGGATCTCATGTCGAGGCCGCCGTGGGTACTGACCACCGCCGTCATGTGCGGCTAGACCGCGGCGTCGTCGACCGACTTCGGCGAGAATCTCCGAGCACGTTGTTGGTCGCTCAGCCGCTCCTGACGACCCGCGGCAACCGCCTGGTCAATCTCGCGGTCGCCCACCAAGAGAAATCCGTGGCGATGTCGCCCATTCTCCAGGCCGTGATCGACCGCGCTGCGCACCCAGTCTCCGTCGACGACCTCGCCGCGCTGGTCTGCACGCTGCTCCCACAGGCGACACTTTCCAACGCTCACACCTACCTCGACGCACTCCGCGTCGAAGAATTTCTGCTCGACGGCGAGCGCCCGTCGACCTCGGTGACCACCGTCGGCGGGCTTCCGGAGGCCATCACGGAGTATCTGGACGCCCCACCCACAGATCGACGCGAGCGGTGGGACGCTGCCTGCGATCGCGTCGCGGACACGAACCGCACCCCGCTCCTGGTGAACCTCGTGATGGACGCACGGCTGACACTGCCCACCACCGTCGCCCGTGAGGTAGCGACCGCCGCCGAGGTGCTGTGGAAACTCGCTCCAGATGAGCCCGCCTCGAAGCCCCTCGACGCCTACCACCAGCGGTTCTTGCACCGCTATGGCAGCGCCCAACTCGTCCCGGTTCTCGATCTGCTGGATAGCCATCGCGGGCTTGGCCTGCCAGATGGCTACCAGGATGCCCACCCAACTCGCACTGGCGGCGCGGCGCCTTCGCCCAGTCACCCCATCGAGCGAGACAACCTCCTTGCCGACCTAGTCGCCGCCGGCGCACCCGAGCTCAACCTCGACCAGGAGGCCGTCGAGTCACTCACGATCGGGAGCGAGCGCCGACCGCCACGGACATTCGACCTGGGAGTGTCGCTCCACGCAGACAACGCTGACGCCCTGGCCCGTGGTGACTATCTCCTGGCCTGCACGAACGGATCGGTCAGCGCAGGAGCCACCATTGGTCGGTTCGCGGACCTTCTTGGAGTCCACTCAGACCTGCGCGCGCTCGTCGACCGCGGACAGGCTGACGTCACGGCGGAGCTTCGCTCTCCCACGACGACGCCCCGACAGGGCAATGTCGTGTCGCAGGTAGCAGCACTCGACGCGGTAGTCGAGTTGGGCCTGTCGTCCGAAGTCGAACCCGTGGATCGAATTGCCTTACGTGACATCGCTATTGGCTCCGATGGCCATGCTCTCTACGCCGTGGACATGCACCAGCGGCGGGTTATCGACCTGGCGCGTCTCAACATGGTCAACCCGTCAACCGCGTTGCCCCACGTCACCCGGTTCCTCAGCGCGCTGTCCCTAGGCGGTCGCAAAATGTGGAGTCCATGGGATTGGGGGCGGCTGGCCGTGCTGCCTTCTCGGCCGCGGGTACGCGTCGGGAAAGTCATCCTCGCGGGTCGGCAGTGGCGCCCGCCAACCTCACTCCTCGACCACGCGAATAGCCGAACCTTCGACCAGGCCGTTGAACGCTGGTGCGGCACGTACGAGGTGCCGCCAAACGTCCGAGTTGCTACGGGCGATCAACGCCTCGACCTCGACCTGGACCATCCGCTGCATCGAGCGCTTCTTCGAGAACATCTACGACGCCATCCAGAATCCGTTCTCGAAGAGGCGCCTGACGGCTGGTGCGCGGCGCACGGCGTGACGGAACCGCACGGGCTTATGGACGGTCACGCGGCTGAGGTCGTGTTCCCCATTCTGACGCCGGGCCACGCCGATAGGCTCGGCCCCGTAGCCGTCCCTTGGTCATCACTTTCGACGACCACTGTGCGGCACCTGCCCGGCGGGTCGTGGCTATCCGCAAAGGTTTACGCCGATGCCAACGCTCATGACCGACTCATCTCAACCGGCCTCGACGGACTGCTGGAGCAGATCTCCGATGCCACGTATGTCCTGCGCTACGCCGACCCCGACCCGCACATCCGAGTGCGCATACCCGTCGCCGATGACTCGCATGCCACGGTTCTGAAGACTGTGAACACGTGGTCCAACGCGGCCACCGCCTCTCATCTCATCCGTACCGTCGCCATCGACGAATACGCACCAGAAATCGACCGCTACGGCGGTGCTGACGCAATGCCTGCCGCTGAGACGGTGTTCGCAAAGGACACCGCGCTTGCGCGCCACCTACTGGCAACAACGCCCGAGACGAAACTCGGCAGCGAGCGCGCGGTTATCGCCGCTGCTAGCTGTCTCGACTTGCTCCAATCATTCGCTGAGACCGACGTAACCGACTGGATCCTTGCCGTCCTACCGGTTGGCCTGTCGCACGCGGTGCCCACCCAAACTCGCCGGGCAGCGCATCGCCATGTCCTGGCCGACTTCGCCGAACTCGTCGGCAAGGACGGAGCCGACTTGGTCCAGGCCCGACGGCATGCAGCGACCGCGCACGGGAGGTTAGCCGGACCGATTACTGGCACTGGCCACAGCGCCGCCATCAGTCTGATGCATCTGCACTGCAACCGTTATCTCGGACTTTCGCAGGCACAGGAGCACCTGGCCTACGGCCTTCTGCGGAGCGCCGTGAGCGCGCGAAGTAGCCGACGACAAGCAACATCGTGA
- the purF gene encoding amidophosphoribosyltransferase, with product MSGDGRLSHDLLPGEKAPQDACGVFGVWAPGEDVAKLTYFGLYALQHRGQESAGIATSDGRSILVYKDMGLVSQVFDESSLNSLRGHLAVGHTRYSTTGGSTWENAQPTLGGHEGGTVALTHNGNLVNTVELRELVNERTDPRRRGELGRGNTSDTALITALLTANPDQTVTDAAMEILPKVRGAYCLAFMDESTLYAARDPQGVRPLALGRLERGWAVASETAALQTIGASVVREVEPGELICIDEDGLRSYKFAEPQPKGCVFEYVYLARPDAVIRGRVVHEARVDMGRQLAREHPVEADMVIGVPESGVPAATGYAQESGLPFGQGFVKNAYVGRTFIQPSQTLRQLGIRLKLNPLEHAIKGKRLVVIDDSIVRGNTQRAQIRMLREAGAAEVHVRISSPPVKWPCFYGIDFATRAELVANGLDTDAICASIGADSLGYISEEGMIEATDQPAETLCAACFNGTYPIGLPEESAIGKHVLETLPMDVQTGHDRSIQHRPEDSVSRADAEGVSTGVGAGASNALLHP from the coding sequence GTGTCTGGTGATGGACGGCTCTCGCACGACCTCTTACCCGGGGAGAAGGCACCCCAAGACGCCTGCGGCGTCTTCGGTGTCTGGGCTCCCGGAGAAGACGTCGCCAAACTGACCTACTTCGGCCTCTATGCGCTGCAACACCGCGGCCAGGAATCAGCCGGAATCGCGACCAGCGACGGACGCAGCATCCTGGTCTACAAGGACATGGGCCTGGTCAGCCAGGTCTTCGATGAATCCAGCCTCAACTCCCTCCGCGGTCACCTCGCCGTGGGCCACACGCGCTACTCGACCACCGGTGGCAGCACCTGGGAGAACGCCCAGCCCACTCTCGGCGGGCACGAAGGCGGCACCGTCGCGCTGACCCACAACGGCAACCTCGTCAACACCGTCGAACTGCGCGAGTTGGTCAACGAACGCACCGACCCCAGGCGTCGCGGGGAGCTGGGCCGTGGGAACACCAGCGACACCGCGCTGATTACGGCGCTCCTGACCGCCAACCCGGACCAAACGGTCACCGACGCGGCCATGGAAATCCTTCCCAAGGTGCGCGGCGCGTACTGCTTGGCGTTCATGGACGAAAGCACGCTGTATGCCGCGCGCGACCCGCAAGGCGTCCGTCCGCTCGCGCTTGGCCGGCTCGAACGAGGCTGGGCTGTCGCCTCAGAGACCGCGGCACTGCAGACCATCGGCGCCAGTGTCGTTCGTGAGGTCGAACCCGGCGAACTCATCTGCATCGATGAGGACGGGCTGCGGAGCTACAAATTCGCCGAACCGCAGCCAAAGGGTTGCGTCTTCGAATACGTCTACCTCGCCCGACCCGATGCCGTCATCCGCGGTCGAGTCGTGCACGAGGCCCGCGTCGACATGGGGCGCCAACTCGCCCGCGAGCACCCCGTCGAAGCCGACATGGTCATCGGTGTCCCAGAGTCTGGTGTCCCCGCCGCGACCGGGTATGCCCAAGAAAGCGGCCTCCCGTTTGGTCAGGGCTTCGTGAAGAACGCCTACGTCGGTCGTACCTTCATTCAGCCCAGCCAGACACTTCGACAACTCGGCATCCGGTTGAAGCTCAACCCGCTTGAGCACGCCATCAAGGGCAAACGGCTTGTCGTGATTGATGACTCAATTGTCCGAGGCAACACCCAGCGCGCCCAGATCCGGATGCTTCGCGAGGCAGGTGCGGCCGAGGTGCACGTACGCATCTCCTCACCGCCGGTGAAGTGGCCCTGCTTCTACGGCATCGACTTCGCGACCCGTGCCGAGCTCGTTGCCAACGGTCTCGACACCGACGCGATCTGCGCCTCGATCGGTGCTGACTCCCTGGGATACATCTCCGAGGAGGGCATGATCGAGGCGACCGACCAGCCCGCGGAAACCCTCTGCGCCGCGTGCTTTAACGGGACCTACCCCATTGGTCTGCCCGAGGAGAGCGCCATCGGCAAGCACGTGCTCGAGACCCTGCCGATGGACGTTCAGACCGGGCACGACCGGTCAATCCAGCACCGACCGGAGGATTCCGTCTCGCGCGCGGACGCCGAAGGTGTCTCCACGGGAGTGGGCGCCGGCGCGTCAAACGCCCTTCTTCACCCCTGA
- the purM gene encoding phosphoribosylformylglycinamidine cyclo-ligase: MSQTPITYASAGVDVEAGDKAVELMKDAVRRAQRPEVLGGLGGFAGLFDASALAKMSQPVLATSTDGVGTKVAIAQAMDRHDTIGYDLVGMVVDDIVCCGAEPLFMTDYIATGKVVPERIAAIVSGIAAACEQAGVALIGGETAEHPGLLEPEEYDVAGAATGVVERADLLTADRVQVGDAVLALGSSGLHSNGYSLVRRVFAAAGWALDRDVPELGGTLGDALMTPTTVYTSDLLNLIRTDGVDIHALSHVTGGGLAANLARVLPEGVLARVDRSTWAPAPIFDLVQRLGNVPQSDIERTLNQGVGFCVVLPSDQADRAADIARQRGLEAWVMGEVLDRSAGDGAQDRGEIVAGAKGAAGGACQLVGSHS, encoded by the coding sequence ATGAGCCAGACGCCGATCACGTACGCATCCGCCGGAGTCGACGTCGAGGCGGGCGACAAGGCTGTGGAGCTCATGAAAGACGCGGTACGCCGCGCCCAGCGCCCCGAGGTGCTCGGCGGGCTTGGCGGTTTCGCGGGCCTATTCGACGCCTCCGCGCTCGCCAAGATGTCCCAGCCGGTGCTCGCGACCTCGACCGACGGGGTGGGCACCAAGGTGGCCATCGCTCAAGCGATGGACCGGCACGACACCATCGGGTACGACCTCGTAGGCATGGTCGTTGACGACATCGTGTGTTGCGGCGCCGAACCGCTGTTCATGACCGACTACATCGCCACCGGCAAGGTCGTCCCCGAGCGCATCGCCGCCATCGTGTCCGGCATCGCTGCCGCCTGTGAACAGGCAGGGGTCGCCTTGATCGGCGGAGAGACGGCCGAGCACCCCGGGCTCCTGGAGCCGGAAGAATACGACGTCGCAGGCGCCGCCACGGGCGTTGTAGAGCGGGCAGACCTGCTCACGGCCGACCGCGTCCAGGTCGGGGACGCTGTCTTGGCGCTGGGCTCATCCGGCCTGCATTCCAACGGTTACAGCCTCGTACGGCGGGTATTCGCCGCCGCCGGATGGGCGCTGGATCGGGACGTACCCGAACTGGGCGGCACCTTGGGCGACGCGCTCATGACACCCACCACGGTCTACACCAGCGACCTGCTCAACCTCATCCGTACCGATGGGGTCGACATTCACGCACTGTCACACGTCACAGGCGGAGGGTTGGCTGCCAACCTGGCGCGCGTCCTGCCGGAGGGTGTTCTCGCCCGAGTTGATCGCAGCACTTGGGCGCCTGCGCCGATCTTTGACCTCGTGCAGCGACTAGGCAACGTGCCACAGTCCGATATCGAGCGCACGCTCAACCAGGGCGTCGGGTTCTGTGTCGTGCTCCCGTCCGACCAGGCCGACCGCGCCGCCGACATCGCACGGCAGCGCGGACTTGAGGCATGGGTGATGGGAGAAGTCCTGGATCGCTCAGCTGGTGACGGCGCACAGGACCGCGGCGAGATCGTCGCCGGCGCTAAGGGTGCTGCTGGCGGCGCCTGCCAACTCGTGGGCTCTCATTCGTGA
- a CDS encoding DUF3073 domain-containing protein, with product MGRGRAKAKQTKVARELKYFSPDTDLNALERELRASSPRAEEPRDTQSDEGDDYEKWTAGDR from the coding sequence ATGGGGCGCGGCCGGGCCAAGGCAAAACAGACCAAGGTTGCTCGGGAGTTGAAGTATTTCTCCCCCGATACCGACCTGAACGCTCTCGAGCGCGAGCTTCGCGCTTCGTCACCTAGGGCTGAAGAGCCCCGTGACACCCAGAGCGATGAGGGTGACGACTATGAAAAATGGACCGCAGGCGACCGCTAA
- a CDS encoding copper resistance CopC family protein — protein MLKHIRALIVLVLATCGLSFAMAGTAAAHDRLLSSDPADGATVSAPKNLTLTYSAEILPTGSRVEVKGPDGSPASSGEPKADGAKVVQALDASSPGKYAVTWRVTSSDGHPISGTLSFTVRGKSTTSSATSSAAPSTASSAAEKSSGGVGGGAETPSASDNAASEGTSEPTMAPTTTVDTDATSNRPVIVIGLAVVAALGLVGAGMFARRRLRDDE, from the coding sequence GTGCTGAAACATATCCGCGCCCTCATCGTCCTGGTTCTGGCCACCTGCGGCCTCTCGTTCGCGATGGCGGGCACCGCCGCCGCGCATGACCGACTCCTCTCCTCCGACCCGGCGGACGGCGCCACCGTGTCGGCGCCGAAGAACCTCACGCTGACCTACAGCGCAGAGATCTTGCCTACTGGGTCGAGGGTCGAGGTCAAGGGGCCCGATGGTTCCCCCGCTTCCTCGGGTGAGCCCAAGGCCGATGGCGCCAAGGTCGTCCAGGCGCTGGATGCCTCAAGCCCGGGAAAGTACGCCGTCACCTGGCGGGTCACCTCCAGCGACGGACACCCCATCTCAGGCACCTTGTCCTTTACGGTGCGCGGGAAAAGCACCACGAGTTCCGCCACGAGCAGCGCCGCACCGTCCACGGCCAGTTCAGCAGCGGAGAAGTCCTCCGGTGGCGTCGGAGGCGGCGCAGAGACTCCTAGCGCTTCGGACAATGCGGCCTCAGAAGGCACCTCCGAGCCGACGATGGCACCCACCACCACCGTCGATACCGACGCGACCAGCAACCGCCCTGTCATCGTCATTGGTCTCGCTGTAGTCGCCGCGTTGGGCCTAGTGGGCGCTGGGATGTTCGCGCGGCGGCGCCTCCGCGACGACGAGTAG
- a CDS encoding PHP domain-containing protein, whose translation MEPLDALRRIAFLLERSRAGSYRVKAFRSAADTVVRTPRPDLEARAANNTLSELPGIGKSTESVVRQALAGDIPSYLSDLEAKNLGRLVEGGEAYHEALRGDCHSHSDWSDGGSPIEEMVATAMELGHDYLVLTDHSPRLRVANGLSKERLTRQLGVIDRINEHLGDNFTLLKGIEVDILDEGDLDQSDAMLDRLDVRVASVHSKLKMGPAAMTQRMVAAASNPRVNILGHCTGRLVTGERGTRPQSQFDASAVFAACAEHHTAVEINSRPERCDPPDDLLSLAIESGCLFSIDSDAHAPGQLDFLQYGCERAERLGVPIDRIINTWERDQLLAWAKAS comes from the coding sequence ATGGAACCTCTGGATGCGCTTCGTCGGATCGCTTTTCTGCTGGAGCGATCTCGCGCCGGGTCCTATCGGGTCAAAGCCTTCCGGTCTGCGGCGGACACGGTCGTACGTACGCCCCGGCCCGACTTGGAGGCCCGCGCGGCGAACAACACTCTGTCCGAACTGCCCGGCATCGGGAAGTCGACCGAGTCCGTCGTTCGGCAGGCGCTTGCCGGAGACATCCCGAGTTATCTGTCCGACCTGGAGGCAAAGAACCTCGGTCGTCTTGTCGAGGGCGGCGAGGCGTACCACGAGGCGCTGCGCGGGGACTGCCATTCGCACTCCGACTGGAGCGATGGTGGATCTCCGATCGAGGAAATGGTTGCTACCGCAATGGAGTTGGGGCACGACTATCTCGTGCTCACCGACCACTCGCCTCGACTTCGGGTCGCCAATGGGCTCTCGAAGGAGCGGTTAACTCGCCAACTCGGCGTGATCGACCGGATCAACGAGCACCTGGGCGACAACTTCACTCTCCTCAAGGGGATTGAGGTCGACATCCTCGACGAAGGTGACCTGGACCAGAGCGACGCCATGTTGGACCGGCTGGACGTGCGGGTCGCCTCTGTGCATTCCAAACTCAAGATGGGCCCCGCTGCCATGACTCAGCGAATGGTCGCAGCGGCATCAAACCCGCGCGTCAACATCCTTGGCCACTGCACCGGTCGCCTCGTCACCGGAGAACGCGGGACCCGTCCGCAGTCGCAATTTGATGCCAGTGCGGTGTTTGCGGCGTGCGCTGAGCACCACACGGCCGTCGAGATCAACAGCCGCCCGGAACGCTGCGACCCGCCCGATGACCTGCTGTCATTGGCCATCGAGAGCGGTTGCCTTTTCAGCATCGACAGCGACGCCCACGCCCCCGGACAACTGGACTTCCTGCAGTACGGCTGCGAGCGGGCTGAGCGGCTCGGCGTACCCATCGACCGCATCATCAACACGTGGGAGAGGGACCAACTTCTCGCGTGGGCAAAGGCGTCATAA
- a CDS encoding MFS transporter, which yields MSPLRRYRALFGLTGPAYIFVAFLARIPLAMSQLGVLLLVAEDTGSYGAGGATAGALAIANAIGAMFWGNLADRLGQRTVVLVQSLIAGSGLLAVVFIVHTDLAWGWAAAVAAGAGLFIPQVGPLARARWRPVTSGVGESDTLMDVAFSYEGAADEASFVLGPAIVGVIAATANSTVSVCAAGVLLAVFGSWFALHPTARTAFAARERSTASTASLWTPAIITLSFAQFAIGSVFGSIQNGTNVLATAVGQPGLTGLFHALLGVGSVIAGLSLAYLPTRWSLASRLRWFALAFLLLSLPLLAVGSLAALAPVLFILGLTVAPYMITTFTLAEKLTPMGRTGAAMTLLAGATGLGYAVGAALAGRLADWGGHTPAFAVTVGAGVLMLGTVLIWRHALREPPATASAAPDSALVE from the coding sequence ATGTCCCCCCTGCGTCGTTACCGCGCTTTGTTCGGCCTCACGGGCCCTGCGTACATTTTCGTGGCCTTCCTGGCCCGAATCCCGCTCGCGATGAGCCAATTGGGCGTGCTGTTGCTCGTCGCTGAGGACACCGGCAGTTACGGAGCAGGTGGTGCCACTGCTGGCGCGCTCGCCATTGCGAACGCCATCGGTGCGATGTTCTGGGGGAATCTGGCCGACCGCCTCGGGCAACGCACCGTCGTGCTCGTTCAGTCACTGATTGCCGGGTCCGGACTGCTCGCTGTCGTTTTCATCGTCCATACCGACCTCGCGTGGGGATGGGCTGCCGCAGTCGCCGCGGGCGCCGGACTCTTCATCCCCCAGGTCGGGCCGCTGGCTCGCGCGCGCTGGCGGCCCGTGACCTCCGGAGTGGGCGAGTCGGACACCTTGATGGATGTCGCGTTCTCCTATGAAGGGGCCGCCGACGAGGCCAGCTTCGTCCTCGGCCCAGCAATCGTCGGCGTCATCGCCGCTACGGCCAACTCGACCGTCAGCGTATGCGCCGCCGGCGTGCTGCTGGCCGTGTTCGGCAGTTGGTTCGCGCTACACCCGACCGCGCGTACGGCCTTCGCGGCGCGGGAACGCAGCACCGCCAGCACCGCGTCGCTGTGGACCCCCGCGATCATCACGCTAAGCTTTGCGCAGTTCGCGATTGGCTCGGTTTTCGGATCAATTCAGAACGGGACGAACGTGCTGGCGACCGCCGTCGGGCAACCGGGCCTGACCGGTTTGTTTCACGCACTCCTCGGGGTCGGCAGTGTCATCGCTGGTCTCTCGCTGGCCTACCTGCCGACGCGCTGGTCGCTCGCCTCCCGACTCCGATGGTTCGCGCTGGCCTTCCTTTTACTCTCGCTGCCCTTGCTGGCGGTCGGGTCGCTCGCCGCCCTCGCGCCGGTCCTTTTCATCCTTGGACTGACCGTTGCGCCATACATGATCACGACCTTCACGCTGGCAGAGAAACTGACGCCGATGGGGCGTACCGGCGCGGCAATGACCTTGCTCGCGGGGGCTACCGGGTTGGGCTACGCCGTCGGCGCCGCGCTGGCCGGGCGGCTCGCGGACTGGGGCGGGCATACCCCTGCCTTTGCTGTCACGGTGGGCGCCGGAGTTCTCATGCTCGGCACCGTTCTGATCTGGCGGCACGCACTACGCGAGCCGCCCGCGACGGCGAGCGCAGCACCGGACAGCGCGCTCGTAGAGTGA
- a CDS encoding DUF305 domain-containing protein, whose amino-acid sequence MPASSRFRMPALCTILALSGALLTGCSDDSSADRSGATGTPAPTDSVPVLQPGRPGEPNKTLTGPALSPSSTPATQADVTFMSDMIHHHAQAVVMVNMVDGKLTDPEVKRMASRIKAEQTPEITYMKKWLKDNAGSKSSGHDHGGTHSATGKTDHSDMPGMASAAELKKLSKAKGKQKDITFLGLMITHHGGALTMIDDRYKAGGTDIETGRLANDIGAGQTAQIKSMAAMRKRLGGAPVSTP is encoded by the coding sequence ATGCCCGCGTCTTCCCGATTCCGTATGCCAGCCCTCTGCACGATCCTGGCCCTCAGCGGCGCACTCCTGACCGGCTGCTCTGACGACTCCAGCGCCGACCGCAGCGGGGCGACTGGAACACCGGCACCGACCGACTCTGTTCCGGTCTTGCAGCCCGGCCGCCCCGGCGAGCCCAACAAGACGCTGACGGGACCGGCGTTGTCGCCGAGTTCCACGCCGGCGACTCAGGCCGACGTGACCTTCATGAGCGACATGATTCATCACCATGCCCAGGCTGTCGTGATGGTCAACATGGTGGACGGAAAACTCACCGACCCCGAGGTGAAGCGAATGGCCTCGCGGATCAAGGCAGAGCAAACACCCGAGATCACCTATATGAAAAAGTGGCTCAAAGACAACGCAGGCTCGAAATCTTCCGGCCACGACCACGGCGGCACGCACTCCGCCACCGGAAAGACCGACCATTCCGACATGCCCGGCATGGCATCCGCCGCCGAGTTGAAAAAGCTCAGCAAGGCCAAGGGCAAACAAAAGGACATCACCTTCCTCGGTCTGATGATCACCCATCACGGTGGCGCGCTGACCATGATCGACGACCGATACAAGGCGGGCGGCACAGACATCGAGACCGGCAGGCTCGCCAACGACATTGGGGCTGGACAGACAGCACAGATCAAGAGCATGGCGGCCATGCGCAAGCGGCTCGGTGGCGCGCCGGTCAGCACGCCGTAG